AAACCGGGAACGCGGGTGTTGTTGTTGCGCGGCGAAGCCGGCCGCAAGGGCATCGTGTCGATCAACGGCAAGCACGCGGAGTTCGTGTTCCGCGCCGATGCGCCTGCGCGCCTCGAGCTCGAAGGCGTGAGCGTGGTTGGTCTCGCCCGCACGCTCGCCGATCGCACCTGGTTCGTCGACGAGCGCGTGATCATCGGCCCGCACTACGTGGGCGAGGCGCAGGGCACCCGGCACGTGTGCCTGCTGGATGGCGAGGTCGATCGTGTGCACATGATTTCTGCGCATGGCGAGATCGACGCCGTGCAGGTGACGGTGCCTGCGACGCTCACCGCGAGAATTCCGTTGACGAGCTGGACCGCAAGACCGCTGCCGGAACCGCGCCTTCCCGCAAACGCGTGGCGCCAGATCGACGGCCCTGTCTGCGTGGAAAAGCTGCGCGCCTACTATGGCTACACGTGGTACCGGGCCACGGTGCAATCCGCTTCCGCGCGCTCAACCGGGCTATTCTTTACGGATACATCGGACCGCGTCACCGTGTACGTGAACGCGAAACGCGCCGGTGTCTGGGGACACGGACCGGGTGCAACGCGCGATCCGTTGCCAATCGAGCTCGCCGCCGGCAAGAACGAGATTGTCATGCTGTGCGACAACATGGGCCGCTTCTCGGAAGGCTCGACGCCGGATCGAAAAGGAATCCGCGGCCCCGCCTGCATCGATGCGGGTGTGCGCGACCTGCCGGCACCGCATCACTCGCAACCGGCCTCGCTACCCAGCAAGAGCTGGAGATTTCAGACATATCATTATTTCTCCAAGGCCTGGTCGCTCTCGCTGGGCTCGGATGCACCGCCGCCGGTCGATCTGTCGGAGTTGCATACGGTGACCTACGAGCTCGAGCGGGATGCGAGCGAGGGCCTCGTGTTTTCGTTGCTGGCATTTCCGGCCTACGCGTGGGTCCTCGTCGACGGCAAGGTTGTCGGTGAACATTCGGGCGATCTGTCCATCGCCGATGGCAGGAGCTACTCCACGTTCAAGCTCGATCCGCATTTTTCCGGACGCAACGCGCGCCTGGACATCGTCTTCTACGGAGAGCCGCCCCCCGATCTGCAGGCTCACTTCAGGCTGTACAGCGTCGCGAAGCAGGGCGAGCTTGTCGACTGGGGCTTCCGGGCCTGGGTGGATCCCTCACTTGCCGGCGAGGCGCTGCAAGATGAGCCCACGTGGTGGACGACGGAGATCGGCAAGCCCGCGTTCGCGGGGCCGTATTTTCTCGTGACGGAAGGATTGAGCAAGGGGCAGGCCTATCTGAACGGGCGCGCTCTGGGGCGCTATTGGGAGATCGGTCCGCAACACGCGCTGTATGTCCCGCAGTCCTGGTTGCAGCCCGTGAATCGGATCGCCATCTTCGACGAGCATGGCCGGCGTCCCGATACGGTCTATTTGATGCGCGATGCACGCGTGCCGGGTGAAACCGTACTTCTGTAACAGACCCGCGGATGTCTGCGCCGAACGACAGCCATCTTAAGGCTTCGTCGTAGAACTTCGGCCGCTGCAGCTTCACCAGTTATATTTTCGCTACTCGCGAGCGCGCGCCCCTGACAGGCGAGCCGTATGGCGGGGATTTTGTTAGGCGAAACGACCGGTTGCACGCCGCTCGAGCGATCGAGCGAAGAACGGTGGCAAAAATCGCGATTGCGCGGCAACATTTCCGCGAAGCTGCTCCTCATGTTTGCCTACAGAACGAATGCCGCACTCGCGGCGAAGATTGACGCGCAGCGACCATGTCTGCGATTGGCAGGCTCAAAATGATTCGACTGCGCGTGATCGGGGTTTAAGTGAATCGTGATTCTGTTCGCCTGCTGATAGTGGAAGACAGGCCCCTCGAGGCGGAAATCGCCGTCCGCCAACTCGAGGCCGCCGGCATCAAATGCAAATGGGAGCGTGTCGACACGGAGCCCAGCTTTCGAGTTGTGCTGACACGGAGCCGGCCGGATTTGATCCTGTCCGACTTCACGTTGCCGGAGTTCGACGGTTTGTCCGCGCTCGAGATCGCGCGCGCCATGGCGCCGCACGTCCCGTTCATCTTTCTTTCCGGAACCATCGGCGAAGAGCGCGCCATCGAAGCGTTGCAACGTGGCGCCGTCGATTACGTGCTCAAGACCAACATGGCACGGCTCGCGCCTGCGGTACGGCGCGCGTTGGCCGACGCCGCCGCGAAGCGCTCGCGGCGCGTGCTCGAGCGGCGCTTGCACGAAATCGTCGCCACCTCGCAGGACTGGATCTGGGAACAGGACCGCGAAGGGCGGTTTACATTTTGCAGCGCTTCGGTGCGCCATATCCTCGGTTACACCCCCGAATCGCTGCTCGGTGAGCCTGCCGCGAAGTTCGTTCATCCGGACGACGTCGATGCACTGGAGCGAGCGACCCGGGCTCTCGTCCCGAACGATCCTTCGATCAACAACCTGTCGGCGCGATGGCGCCACAAGGACGGCAGCTTTCGCTTTCTCGAACGCAATGCATTCGCACTATTCGATTCGCGGGGCACGATCGCCGGCTTGCGCGGCACGGAACGCGACGTCACGCAACGACGGCAGCAAGAGGCGCATATAGCCAGGCTGACTCGCGTCTTGCGAATGCTGAGTGGCATCAACTCCAGCGTACTGCGCATCAATGAGCGCCACGAATTGCTGGCCGAGGCCTGCCGCCTCGCAACCGTCATTGGTGGATATGTCACCGCCGTCGTGTCTCTGATCGTGCCGGGGACACGTACGGCGAAACCGGAGGCGTGGTCTGGAAGCGTCGACCAGGGCTATCTAGAAAGTGAAGTCTATGACCTCGGCGATGCGGGCTCGGCGGGGCCGAGTGTGGTCTCTGGAGCGCTGCGTTCCGGCGCGCCGGTGGTACTCAACGATCTCGCGATAGACGACGTTCCGCGCGAAGCACGTTCCGCGCTGCTCGAAGCGGACTTCCGGTGCGCGATCGGTATCCCGCTGATCGTCGATGGAACCGCGATCGGTGTTTTCGTCCTCACTTCGCACGACGCAGTCGCCGTAAGCGCGGAAGAAACGCAGCTGTTGCGCGAGCTGTGCGCGAATCTTTCTTTCGCCCTCCAGTATTTGCACAAAGAGGACGAAGTCCGGTTTCTTTCCTACTTCGATCCGCTCACCGGGCTTGCCAAGCGCGCGCTCTACTGCGAGCGCGTGATGCGCCTGCTGCAACCGGGCGTCGATCACAGCGGCAATACGACGGTGGTGGTGTTCGATATCGAGAAGCTGAGCTCCATCAACGATTCGTTCGGCCGGCATGGCGGCGATCAGCTGCTGCAGATGGTCGCCGATCGCGCCAAGCGTTATTTTGAGAACACCGATCGTCTCGCTCATTTTGGCGGCGGCACTTTCGCGCTGACCTTGCAACCCGAAGACCGGGAGGCGGAAGCGACGCACTGGGTTCAGCAGCACTTGTCGGAGTTGCTGCGCGCGCCGTTCACTGTCGAAGGCCACAGCATTCCAGTGGCTGTAAAACTTGGCATCGCGAGTTACCCCGCCAACGGCGCGGACGCCAACACACTGGTGCAGAACGCCGAAGCCGCACTCCAGGCGGCGAAGGCTTCCGGCGAGCAATACATGCACCACCGGCTCGAACTGAGCTCAAAGGGTGTCTCGCGGCTCGCGATGGAACATAGATTGCGCGGCGCGATCGAACGCCAGGAGTTCGATCTTTTTTATCAACCCAAGGTGGATATCCGGACGCGGATGATTCGCGGCCTGGAAGCGCTGGTGCGTTGGCGCGACCCCGACGCCGGGCTGGTCAGCCCGGCCGAATTCCTACCGTTGCTGGAGTCGAGCGGAATGATCGTCACGCTCGGCGAGTGGATTCAGCGCCGCGCGGCGGGGGATGTGCGGCACTGGAAGGAAAATGGATTCCCGCCGGTGCGTGTGGCGGTCAACATATCGCCGGTACAACTGCGGCGGCGTTCGTTTGTGGACCAGTTTCTCGAATCGATCGGCGAATGGCCTGACGAGCAGTGGGGTATCGACATCGAAATCACCGAAGGTGCACTGCTCGATGACGTGGGTACGGTCGTTTCCAAACTGAGATCGCTTCGCCAGAAAGGTGTGCGTGTGGCAATCGATGATTTCGGCACGGGCTACTCATCGTTGAGCCGTCTCGCGAAGCTTCCCATCGATCTGCTCAAGATCGACCGCACGTTCATCAACGAAATGGCCGCTCTCAACGAGGGAAGGACCATCGTTGAAACCATCGTGGCGCTCGGCCGTACGCTGGGCATGACCACGGTTGCCGAAGGTGTCGAGACCGTCGAGCAATTCGGGTTGCTCGAACAGCTGGGATGCGACCAGTCGCAAGGATATCTGCACTGCCGGCCGGCACCGATCGCGGACATCGATGCCATGCTCATGTATGCGCACAAACCGTTCGTGCTGCCGAAACGGTGATTCAGCCGGGCGAAGGAATTCAGACGCTCTGCAGTGGCCGAGAACGCCGCGTCGATCAGGTTTGAGCCCGAACCGCCACCACGGGCTGTTCGGTGCGTTCAACCTGGCTCAGCACCACGTAGTGATACAAGACGTCCGCCAGGCTCAGCATGACGAAGAAAGAGACCACGGTATCCGAGAAGAAGTGAGCGCCGCTCGCAATTCGCGACAACGAAATCAACGTGCCAAAGGCCAGCCCCGCCACGAACACCGAGCGCCGGCGGCTGAGCGCCAGCGCCAGGGCCAGCGCGAAGAATCCACCGGCCGCATCGCCGGATGAAAACGAGCAATTGGTGTTGCATTCACGGCTGACGACGAACGGCGCCGTGAACTCCTTCGTTCCTCCGAATTCCGTGACGTTGCGCGGACGTGCACGTCCGAAATTGTCCTTGAGTGTCGTATTGACGATGAGACCGGGTCCGATGCCGAGGACCAGCAGCAGGTACAGCACACGGCGGCCATCGATTCCTCCGAGCTTCTGCGCACGCGCGCGATTCCACACGTACAGCGCGAGTACGGCGGAGACCGACAAACACAAGAAAAGCGTGAGTCCGGTTTGCTGCAGGTCTTGCCACCAGCGGCCCCGCGGAAATGACCGGCCGTCGAAAAAAAACCCCGAGATCGAAAGATCGATGCTTGGAAACGCCACCATGATCGCGCTGAACAGCAGGAACGAGCCGAGGATGACGCGGCTGCGCCTCAATTTGAAATAAGACATGTCGTCGGCCGCCTCCCGAACGGCTTTCGACATCCGCACGTGCGATTCCCGCGAAGGAGCGGGCACCCGGTCGTCGTGACATGTCGCTGGGAGTTGGACGGGGTGCCGCCGGACAATCAATCGCGTTGGCGCGTGAAAAAAGTGGATCGCTGTTCCGCACAGGAGCGCGTCGATATTGGCCGCTGACAATGCGGGCTATAGTTGCGGCATGCCTTTGATGCCGCGATTGCGCTTGTCACATACCCGCTTCGTCGTCGCGTATTCGCTGGCGCTCTACATCGTCTGCAACGCGGCGAATCTCGATCGGCTGGCACACTGGTTCCGCGCCGGAGGCGCGCTCGATCTCCCGGCACTGCTCGCCTACCTGCTCGCGGGCCTGTGCCTGTTCGTCATGGTCTTCACGCTGTTGGCGCATCGCTTCACGATCAAGCCCGTGGCGGTGTTGCTCACGGTCGCGAGCGCGGCGGCGACTTACTTCATTGCGAAGTACGGCGTGGCCATCGACAGCTCCATGATCCGCAATGCGGTGCACACCGATCACACGGAGGTCGCGCAGCTGCTGTCGGTGCAGATGATTCCATACGTCCTGTTCGGGATGGTCGCACCGGTCGCACTCATCCTCGCGGTCGACATTACGTTCGAGGCTTCGGGTCGATACTTGTGGGGCTCTTTCAAGGTGTTCGCCGTCGCGCTGTGTCTGCTGCTGGTGGCGCTCGGCGCGGAGTACAACGCGATCTTTCGCGCGGGAAACGTGTCCAACAAATACATCGTGTACATGCTGGTGCCGATCAACGTCATCTCCGGCTCGATCAACGCGACGACTCGAGCGCTGAAACCGCACTTCACGAAGGCACAGAAGGATATCGACTTCGTCGCCAGGGTCACCACGCCTGGCAATCTCGTGGTCGTTCTCGCGGTGGGCGAGTCATCGCGGCGAAAGAATTTCAGCTTGTTCGGCTACCAACGCCGCGATACCAATCCCGAACTGCGGAAGATAGACGGACTGCATCTGCTCGACGCCGTTGCGACGCGCGCCTCCACACTGTACGCGTTGCCGAAAATCCTGGAGAAGAACGGCCTCAAGCTCACAACCGTCGTGTCGAAGGCAGGTATCCCGACGAGCTGCTACGTGAACTACACGTTGTACGACAACTGCGCGGCGGTGGGCGAAACGAAAGTCCACGACTGCGGTCACGGCGGCAAGTGTTATGACGAGGACGTCCTTCCGTTGCTGAAGGTGGACCTGGCAAACTACTCGTCGGGTTTCCGCTTCGTCGTGTTGCATTTCGGCGGCGGCAGTCACGGGCCCGCCTACGCGGATCGTCATCCGCCCGAGTTCCTGCGGTTCGAACCGGGGTGTAAGGATGCCGACGTCGCGAACCAGTGCTCGATCGAGCAGCTGTACAACTCGTACGACAACACCATTCTCTACGTGGACCACGTGGTGGCGCAGGCCATTCGAACGCTGGATGCATCGGGCGTGCCGTACGTCTTCATCTATCTATCGGATCACGGTGAATCCCTGCTCGAGAACGGCGTGATGTTCCATGGCATGCCGCCGGGCATGGCGCTGCCGCCTGAACAAGCCGGTATTCCCTTGATCGTGAAGTCGTCGGTGCCGGTGTCCATCGCCAAACGGTCGGTGTATCAACAATCGGACGTCTTCGATTCGGTGCTGGAGCTGTTCTCGATCGGATCTCCGGGGTTCGACAAACGCGGCGGTTTCATTGTCCGGCCGTGAGGAAGAGGGGCACGCGAGGTCCGGCAACGAGATGTGCAGCCCTTAGGCGCGATTCGCGGGATCGCGCAGACGCCCTGTTGCCAAACCCGCATTTCTAACTTGTTTCGGCAAACTCCCTGGTTACTGGTCGGATTCCATGACATACGTCCTGCACCAGTTGCGTCATAGGTTCACATTGTCGCGTGGCACGCAAGGCATCTAACCATTCGGTCGGCGTTACCTGTCATCCGGCAGCGCCGGCAGTCGATTCCGTTCTGGGCAAGCGGCAACGCGAGCGGGATGCAAAAGATCTGCGGCGTGCCTTGGACGACCAGCAGTTCGTTCTGCACTACCAGCCCAAGGTCAATTCCCGCGACGGCCGCATCGTCGGCGTGGAAGCATTGATCCGCTGGAAGCATCCTCAGCGCGGCATCGTCGCGCCCTCGGTCTTCATCCCCCTGTTGGAAGAATCGGGGATGATCCTCGACGTCGGCAGTTGGGTGCTCAGGCAGGCCGCTGACGATTTCTGCCGCTGGACTCGCCAGGGCCTCGCGCCGCTGCGCATCGCGGTCAATGTCTCGCCTCACCAGTTGAAGCAGAAGAATTTCATCGCGGAGCTGGAGAAGGCGCTGCGTATGGGAGAAGTGGGTCACGCCGGAATAGACATCGAAGTCACCGAAGGCGTTCTGATGGAGGACCTCGCCATGTGCATTCAGAAATTGCACAGCGTGCGCGAGCTCGGAGTGCGAGTGGCCATCGATGACTTCGGCACGGGTTACTCATCGCTTCGTTATCTCGCCTGTCTGCCCATCGATGCGCTCAAGATCGATCGGTCGTTCGTCAGCATGGTCACCGAGAGCCCGAACGATCTCGCCATCGTGTCCGCCATCATCGTGCTGGCGCACGGCTTGAACCTCGACGTGATCGCGGAAGGCGTGGAGACCGAGGAGCAGCGAAAATTTCTGCGCCTGCTCAGATGCGATCAGATGCAGGGTTTTCTTTTCAGCAAGCCGGTCGCCGGGGATGTAATCGAGAAGATGCTTGGTTCCGGCGCCAACACGATCGCGCAGGCGCATGTGACCACGGACTCACGCAGCAGCAGGGCGATCTCGGAAGCCGAACTCCGTGATCGGCGAAAAGCGGCTCATAAAACCTGGACGCACCAGCGGGTGTGAGGCAGTTCATCCGAAGGGGTGAATCATGTCGGCGTCCTCCAGGTCCACGAAGGCGGGGCCGCAGAAATGTAGCGCGACGCGGGTCGGGCCAGCGAAAGGTTGGGCCGGAACGCGAGGCGCGCGGATTCGTAAGCCTCCCATTCACGGGCGTCGGGTAGCGAGGGAATGGTCGCGAACTCGCCGAGATCGAATCCGGCAAGCGCAGCATCCACGAGATCCTCGCTCGACATGACGATCTGTGGGGGAAGCTGGTCGACCGACTTGCCCGCGTTGTTCCAGAACCCGGTCGCGACCGCGCCGGGCAGCACCACCTGGACACGAACACCCGTATGGGCGAGCTCCTGGTGAAGCGCCTGGCTGAACGCCAGCACGAACGCCTTGGTGCCGCCATAGACCCCGTTCAACAACTCGGGCGCGATTGCGACCGCGGAGCTGATGTTGATGATGGCACCGGCGCCGCGATCGACGAAGCGGGCGGCCGCGGCATACGTCAGCCGCGTGAGGGCCGTGACGTTGAGTGTGATCATCTGCTGCATCTTTTCGATATCGGAATCGAGTGTGGATGCGTACATCCCGATGCCCGCGTTGTTCACGAGCAGTGAGATGCTCGAGTCGAGGCCGAACGCATTCTCGACGCGGTGCAGATCGGAGGGTTCCGAAAGATCTGCCGGCAATATTCCGACCATCACCTCCGTTTCCCATTCGATGCGTGCGGCGAGCCTCTCGAGCCGCTCGCGGTTGCGGGCGACCAGGATGAGGTCGTAGCCGCGCCGGGCCAACCGGTCGGCATATACCGCGCCGATACCGGAAGAGGCACCGGTGATCAATGCGGTTCCCTTGCTTTCGGTCGTCATCTGGTTCTCCTGATTTTTGAAACGAAATCGTTGAAAAAAATGGCGGACGACGCCCCGGGAGGGAGTGACGCCGTCCGCCGCACCATCAACGCGGGGACCGGGGGATCGACCTCGTTGAGTTCCTCGAAGTGGATGAGCTCGGGGTGTAGATGCTCAAGTCCGCTTCTCGGAATCTCATGTCAGCAGGGGTGACGCATTGAAACGATGACGCCAAGGTATCAATCGATACTTTTATGTCGTTCTGCAGAAATATCGCCATGCGCGCCGCGCACTGACACCTTTGTACAGCTGACTCGCACATGCGCACGTGCTTCACTCGTTTTTTCGCGAGGAGTCGATGTATGAACGATCCGATCAATCTGCGCAGGCGCGAGCTGATCAGCGCAACGGCCGCTGGCGTGGCACTTGCGCAGGCTGCTGTCGCTCGCTCCGCCGAAACTCCATCGAACGTCGCCCCGCGTGTCAGGCGCACGGGCAGTACATCGTTCGCATCGCAGCAGCGCATCGAAGCGGGTGTGCTCGACGTGTCGTATGCGGAAGCGGGTCCCGCGAACGGAACGCCGGTGCTGCTGCTGCACGGCTGGCCCTACGACATCCACACCTACGTCGATGTCGCTCCGATCCTCGCCGCCGCAGGATTTCGAGTCATCGTTCCGTATCTGCGCGGCTATGGTGGGACACACTTCCTGTCCGCGGACACACCGCGCAATGGCCAGCAGGCGGCGCTCGCGGAGGACGCCATCGCATTGCTGGATGCGCTGCGAATCGACAGCGCGATCGTGGCCGGATGCGATTGGGGCGCGCGCACTGCGAACATCCTGGCTGCATTGTGGCCACAGCGCTGCAAGGCACTCGTATCGGTGAGCGGTTACCTGATCGGGAGCCAGGAGGTGAACCGGGCGCCGCTGCCGCCGGAGGCGGAGCGGCAGTGGTGGTACCAATACTATTTCGCCACGGCACGGGGCGAGGCGGGCTACCGGAAGTACACGCGCGATTTCGCTCGATTGATCTGGGCACTCGCTTCGCCGAAATGGAATTTCGACGATGCGACCTTCGAACGGTCCGCGGCCGCGTTCGACAATGCCGACCATGTCGCCATTACGATCCACAACTATCGATGGCGCCTCGGGCTTGCAGCCGGCGAATCGCGATACGACGCGGTGGAGACGAAGCTGGCGACGCTTCCTGGTATTGGTGTGCCGGCCATCACGCTCGAAGGCGACGCGAATGGGGCGCCGCATCCGGATCCCGGGGCTTATGCGAAGCGGTTCACCGGACCGTATGAGCATCGACAGATCACCGGGGGCATCGGCCACAATCTGCCGCAGGAAGCCCCGCTCGAGTTCGCGAATGCCGTAGTCGACGTTTACCGGGCATCTGAATGATGCGGACGGATGGTTGGCAAATGGCCGGCAAGCCGATCGCTGCGCAAGCGATTGATGGTGTCTATGGAAATGATCGGAACAACCGACTTCTTGGAGTCAGAAGAGGGGGCTACAGTGCCGGCCAATCGCCGCAAACAGGGGAGACGTGAATATGGCTACCGAAGCTAAGTGTCCGTTCAATCATTCAGGCAGAGGCACGTCGAATCGCGACTGGTGGCCGAATCAGCTGCCGCTCGAACTGCTGCACCAGCATTCCTCGAAATCCGACCCGATGGGTGAGGACTTCGACTACGCGAAGGAATTCAAGAGCCTCGACTTCAAGGCACTCAAGAAAGACCTGCTGAAGGCCATGACGGATTCCAAACCCTGGTGGCCCGCGGACTTCGGACACTACGGACCGCTCTTCATCCGTATGGCCTGGCACAGCGCCGGCACCTATCGCGTGGGCGACGGACGCGGCGGCGGTGGGCGCGGACAGCAGCGCTTCGCGCCGCTCAACAGCTGGCCCGACAACGCCAGTCTCGACAAGGCGCGCCGTCTGTTGTGGCCGGTCAAACAGAAGTACGGCCGCCGGATCTCCTGGGCCGATCTCATGATCCTGACCGGCAATGTCGCGCTCGAGTCGATGGGCTTCAAGACCTTCGGCTTCGGTGGCGGCCGCAAGGATGTCTGGGAACCCGATCACGACGTCTACTGGGGTGCCGAATCCAAGTGGTTAGGCGCCGACAAGCGGTACTCGGGCGAACGCGATCTCGCGAACCCGCTGGCTGCCGTGCAGATGGGCCTCATCTACGTGAACCCGGAAGGCCCCGACGGCAAGCCGGACCCCGTGGCCGCGGCGCGCGACATCCGCGAGACGTTCTCCCGCATGGCGATGAACGACGAAGAAACCGTCGCGCTGATCGCCGGCGGCCACAGCTTCGGCAAGACCCATGGCGCGGGTGATGCCGCGCACGTCGGCTCGGATCCCGAGGCCGCCGATCTGGAAGCACAAGGCCTCGGCTGGAGCAGCAAATACGGCACCGGCATTGCCGGCGATGCGATCACGAGCGGCCTCGAGGTCACGTGGACACGCACGCCGACGAAGTTCAGCAACGATTTCTTCAAGCACCTGTTCGAGTTCGAGTGGGAACTCACCAAGAGCCCGGCCGGCGCGCATCAGTGGAAGCCGAAGAACGGGGCCGGCGAGGGCACGGTGCCGAATGCGCATGACAAATCGAAGCGCATCGCGCCCAACATGCTGACCACCGATCTCGCACTGCGTTTCGATCCGGCCTACGAAAAAATCTCGCGCCGCTTCCACGAGCATCCGGAACAGTTCGCCGACGCGTTCGCGCGCGCCTGGTTCAAGCTCACGCACCGCGACATGGGACCGCGCGTGCGTTACCTCGGGCCCGAAGTGCCGAAGGAAGAACTGATCTGGCAGGACCCGATTCCGAAGGTCACTCACAAACTAATCGGCGACAAGGAAGTCAGCTACCTCAAGGCGAAGATTCTCGCCTCGAAGTTGTCCGTATCCGAGCTGGTGTCGACGGCCTGGGCTTCGGCGTCCACGTTCCGCGGTTCGGACAAACGCGGCGGCGCCAATGGTGCCCGCATCCGCCTCGCGCCGATGAAGGATTGGGAGGTCAATCAACCCGCCCAGCTCGCGAAAGTGCTCAAGGAACTCGAAGGCATCCAGGCCGCTTTCAACAAAAAGGCGAAGGGTGGCCGCAAAGTCTCGCTGGCGGATCTGATCGTGCTCGGTGGTGACGCGGCGATCGAGCAGGCGGCGAAAAAGGCCGGCTTCAAGGTGAAGATCGCGTTCACACCCGGCCGCAACGATGCCTCACAGGAACAGACCGACGTCGATTCCTTCGCGGCGCTCGAGCCGGTCGCCGACGGATTCCGCAACTATCTGAAGGGAAATTTTTCCATTCCGGCCGAGGCGTTGCTGCTGGACAAGGCGCAACTGCTGACGCTGACCGCGCCGCAGCTGACGGTGCTGGTGGGTGGATTGCGCGTGCTGGGCGCGAACTTCGGCGGCTCGAAACACGGCGTGTTCACGAAGCGCAGTGGAACGCTGACCAATGACTTCTTCGTGAATCTGCTCGACATGCGCACTTCGTGGAAGGCTACGTCGGAGGAGAAGGATCTCTTCGAGGCGAAGAATGCCGCGACCGGCAAAGTCGAGTGGACTGGCACCCGTGTGGACCTCGTGTTCGGTTCGAACTCGCAGCTGCGCGCGCTGGCCGAGGTGTACGCGAGTTCGGATGCAAACAAACAATTCGTGACCGACTTCGTCGCCGCCTGGAGCAAGGTGATGAACCTAGATCGATAC
This sequence is a window from Pseudomonadota bacterium. Protein-coding genes within it:
- the katG gene encoding catalase/peroxidase HPI, which codes for MATEAKCPFNHSGRGTSNRDWWPNQLPLELLHQHSSKSDPMGEDFDYAKEFKSLDFKALKKDLLKAMTDSKPWWPADFGHYGPLFIRMAWHSAGTYRVGDGRGGGGRGQQRFAPLNSWPDNASLDKARRLLWPVKQKYGRRISWADLMILTGNVALESMGFKTFGFGGGRKDVWEPDHDVYWGAESKWLGADKRYSGERDLANPLAAVQMGLIYVNPEGPDGKPDPVAAARDIRETFSRMAMNDEETVALIAGGHSFGKTHGAGDAAHVGSDPEAADLEAQGLGWSSKYGTGIAGDAITSGLEVTWTRTPTKFSNDFFKHLFEFEWELTKSPAGAHQWKPKNGAGEGTVPNAHDKSKRIAPNMLTTDLALRFDPAYEKISRRFHEHPEQFADAFARAWFKLTHRDMGPRVRYLGPEVPKEELIWQDPIPKVTHKLIGDKEVSYLKAKILASKLSVSELVSTAWASASTFRGSDKRGGANGARIRLAPMKDWEVNQPAQLAKVLKELEGIQAAFNKKAKGGRKVSLADLIVLGGDAAIEQAAKKAGFKVKIAFTPGRNDASQEQTDVDSFAALEPVADGFRNYLKGNFSIPAEALLLDKAQLLTLTAPQLTVLVGGLRVLGANFGGSKHGVFTKRSGTLTNDFFVNLLDMRTSWKATSEEKDLFEAKNAATGKVEWTGTRVDLVFGSNSQLRALAEVYASSDANKQFVTDFVAAWSKVMNLDRYDVK
- a CDS encoding alpha/beta hydrolase; the encoded protein is MNDPINLRRRELISATAAGVALAQAAVARSAETPSNVAPRVRRTGSTSFASQQRIEAGVLDVSYAEAGPANGTPVLLLHGWPYDIHTYVDVAPILAAAGFRVIVPYLRGYGGTHFLSADTPRNGQQAALAEDAIALLDALRIDSAIVAGCDWGARTANILAALWPQRCKALVSVSGYLIGSQEVNRAPLPPEAERQWWYQYYFATARGEAGYRKYTRDFARLIWALASPKWNFDDATFERSAAAFDNADHVAITIHNYRWRLGLAAGESRYDAVETKLATLPGIGVPAITLEGDANGAPHPDPGAYAKRFTGPYEHRQITGGIGHNLPQEAPLEFANAVVDVYRASE
- a CDS encoding SDR family oxidoreductase; this encodes MTTESKGTALITGASSGIGAVYADRLARRGYDLILVARNRERLERLAARIEWETEVMVGILPADLSEPSDLHRVENAFGLDSSISLLVNNAGIGMYASTLDSDIEKMQQMITLNVTALTRLTYAAAARFVDRGAGAIINISSAVAIAPELLNGVYGGTKAFVLAFSQALHQELAHTGVRVQVVLPGAVATGFWNNAGKSVDQLPPQIVMSSEDLVDAALAGFDLGEFATIPSLPDAREWEAYESARLAFRPNLSLARPASRYISAAPPSWTWRTPT